A segment of the Echinicola strongylocentroti genome:
TCCTGACTTTATCCCGGTTACTTTTGAGCTTACGGTACTATTGGCCGCATTTGGTATGGTTGGGGTATTTATGATAAGCAGCGACCTTAAGCCTTGGGCCCAGCCTAGGATCTTTGATAAAAGGAGTACTGATGACAAGCATGTGATGGCCATCGATATTGCGGTGAACGCAGGTCATGAAGAGAACAAAATAAAAGAGTTGCTTCAAGCTTCAGGCGCTTCAGAAGTGAATAATAAAAGTTTTGAATAGTAGGTAACGAAAAAGATATGAAAATTTTAAAGTCCATATATTTAGTTGCGCTTTCCGCTGCTTCATTGGGAGTAGTATCTTGCGGAGCTTCAGGAGATGATCAGGGGCTTGAATATGCTCCTCAAATGTATCACTCCGTCGCTTACGAACCGCTTACCCAAATTCAAAATGAAGAAGCTGGTAGCTGGTTATCTAATCGTGAAGACGAGAAAGGTGAATTTTACAATAGTAATATTTACAATCCTCATAGTATGAACATGAGGGAGCCTGCTCCCAATACAGTAGCAAGAAATAAATACGATATGCTTCCCTATAGATTGGGTGTAGCTGATCTCGCTGCCTCGGACAGCATTGCCAACCCTGTTGAATTGAATGACCAGGTTTTGGCTGCTGGTGAGCAATTATTTATGCAATATTGTCTTCCTTGCCATGGTGCTGGAGGAGAAGGTGACGGTAAAGTAGGTGAAGTGATTGGCGGTGTGGCCAACCTAAAAGGTGGTGCATACATTAACCTTACAGAAGGACACATTTTCCATGTGATCACGCACGGAAAAGGTAGGATGGGAGCTCATGCTTCTCAGATTTCTCCTGAGAGAAGGTGGAAAATTGTTCACTATGTTAAACAAGAAATTCAGAAACAATAATAATGGCGCACGTTACAAATTTTAACCTGGATCAGAAATTTGACTTCACGGCAGCCCTGAAGAAGACCATCTTTATCACAGGAGGTATTGGGTTGCTCTTGTTAGTCGTTGGGCTTTTTACAGCAGGTGGTGGAGATCACGGGCATGAAGATGCCGGTCACCAAACTGAGCATGTAGCACCTGCAGTGGGACATGGTGATGACCATCACGCGGAAGCTGCAAGCCATGACGAACATGGTGGTGATCATGCAGAAGCGGGACATGAAGAAGGCGCACACGGAAGTAGCGTGACAATGAAGCGTTTCTTTGCTAATCTTTGGATCAACAACGTTTATTTTGCAGGAATCGCCATTATTGGGGTATTCTTCTTTGCTATTCAGTATGCTGCACAGGCTGGCTGGGCTACGGCCATCTTGCGGGTGATGATCTCTTTTGGTAACTGGCTGCCATTTGCTGCCATTGCGATGATAGCGACTTACCTAATAGCTGGACATGATTTGTTCCACTGGACTCACAGTGATTTGTTTAATCAAGAAAGCAGTCACTACGATAGCATCATTGACGGTAAAGGAGGATTTTTCTATTGGCCATTGGCCAAGGGAAGCTTCCCGATCTTCTGGTTGGCCAGAATGGTGATTTTCTTTGGTTTGTGGATTTTCTTTTTCAACAAACTTAAGAGCCTGTCTTTCCAAGAGGACATTAACGGTGGTGATAGCTACTGGTACAAAATCAGAAAATTCTCTGCTATTTTCTTGGTGATCTTCGCTGTATCTTCTTCAATAAGTGCTTGGGATTGGGTGATGTCTATTGACACGCACTGGTTCTCCACCTTGTTTGGTTGGTATGTGTTTTCATCTTGGTTTGTAGCAGGATTGTCAGCCATTTGTTTGGTGACCATTATGCTGAAAGAAAGAGGTTACTTGGAGATGTTCAATGAAAACCATCTTCACGACCTTGGTAAGTTTATCTTTGGATTCTCTATATTCTGGACTTACCTGTGGTTTTCCCAGTTCCTATTGATCTATTATGCCAATATTCCTGAGGAAACTGTTTACTTCATCGAGCGGTTGACAAGTGACAAATACAGTGGTTTTTTCTTCGCTAATCTGATTTTTAACTTTGTGATACCATTCTTGGTGTTGATGACAAGAGACTCTAAGAGACATTTTGTGTTCTTGAAGGTGGTTTGTACGATCATTATCATTGGTCACTGGCTTGATTTCTTCTTGATGGTCCAGCCAGGTACATTGGGACACAATGGCGGCTTTGGCCTTATGGAAGTAGGCATGTTCTTATTATATGGTTCTGTGGTGATCTTTGTGGTATTGAATGCTCTTTCTAAGAAAAATCTTATCGCTAAGAATCATCCAATGCTGGAAGAGACATATCATCATCATATTTAATACGTATCCGAAAAAGATAGAATTATGTACGGATTTCTTATAGCACTAGGTGTTTTAGTATTAGTTTCCATCATTTGGATGGTTTATAGGATACAAACGTTGGTTTCTGTAGTGAAAGGCTCTGATAAAAAAGTGGCTACAGGAAGCAATAAAGTCAATGCAGCTTTGTTTATTGTCTTTTTGCTAGGAGCTGGAGGCTTGTTTTTTTGGTATTCTTTTAAAGAATTCGATAATTATCACTTGCCAATTGCTTCCGAGCATGGCGTGGTAACCGACAACCTTTTTTGGGTGACTACGGCCATTACCGGTGTGGTGTTTATCATTACCCACATTCTCCTGTTTTGGTTCAGCTATCGCTACCAATATAAGGAGAGCGCAAAAGCTTCTTACTTTCCAGATAACAACAAGTTGGAGATCATTTGGACGTTGGTGCCTGCTTTGGTGCTTACCGTGCTGATCGTTTATGGATGGAAATCTTGGACTGATATTACAGCTCCTGCACCTGAAAACGCACATGTGGTAGAAGTGATGGGATATCAGTTTGCATGGGAATTTAGGTACCCAGGCAAAGACCAGCAGCTGGGGAAATATGACTATCGACTTATCGATCCTACTAATTCTAGGGGAATTGATTTCTCCGATAAGAATTCCTTGGATGACTTCCCCGCCCAAACGGTAGTGATTCCAAAGGGTGAGCCTGTGCTTTTTAAAATCCGTTCCAGAGATGTATTGCACTCTGTATTTGCTCCGCACATGAGATTGAAGATGGATGCCGTTCCGGGTATGCCAACACGTTTCTGGTTTGTGCCTACGAAGACCACTGCTGAGATGAGAGCGGAGCTAGGTGATGAGGAGTTTGTGTATGAGATCGCCTGTACCGAGGTGTGTGGTGGTGGCCATTTTTCCATGAGAAGAGAAATCGAAGTGGTAGAACCAGAGGAGTATCAAAAGTGGTTTGCAGAACAGCAGACATTTATTGAGATGGATCCATCGTTGGTAGCTGATGCTCCTGCAGAAATAAAGGAACTGGCTCAGATACAAAGCGGAGAATAAGATATTAATTGATATAATAAAATAATTATGGCAGTAGCTAACATATCAACACACGGTACTACGTCGCATGATCATCACGACGATCATCATGAGCATAGTGATAACTTTATCACGAAGTATATCTTTAGTACCGACCATAAGATGATCGGTAAGCAGTTCTTGGTTACCGGGATTGTATGGGCGCTTATCGGTGGTTTTCTATCCATTCTTTTTAGGCTGCAGTTAGGTTTTCCAGATATGGACATGACTTTCCTGAAGCCTATTCTGGGAGGATGGATTGATGAATCTGGTTCATTGGACACCAATTTTTACCTAGCTTTGGTAACCATGCACGGAACCATCATGGTGTTCTTTGTATTGACAGCAGGGTTGAGTGGTACGTTTTCCAATTACCTTATCCCACTGCAAATCGGTGCAAGGGATATGGCCTCTGGCTTTATGAATATGTTGTCATATTGGTTGTTTTTTCTTGCCGGCGTGATGATGTTTATTTCATTGTTTATTGAGACCGGTCCTGCAGGTGGTGGATGGGTGATTTATCCGCCTCTTTCCGCATTGGAGCAAGCTATTCCTGGATCCGGTTTAGGAATGACCCTTTGGTTGGTATCCATGGTGTTTTTTATTGCTTCTCAGCTAATGGGAGGTATTAACTACATCACCACTGTCATAAACCTCCGTACGAGAGGAATGTCTTTCAGTAGGCTTCCGTTGACCATTTGGTCATTCTTCCTGACTGCGGTGATCGGTTTGCTATCATTCCCAGTACTGTTCTCTGCTGCTTTGTTATTGGTGTTTGATAGAAGTTTCGGTACTTCTTTCTACTTATCTGATATTTATATTGGTGGTGAAGCATTGCCTAACACTGGCGGTAGTGCCGTGCTATTCCAGCACTTATTCTGGTTCTTGGGACACCCTGAAGTTTATATCGTATTGCTTCCAGCATTGGGTATCACTTCTGAAGTGATTGCGACAAACTCCAGAAAGCCAATTTTCGGTTACAAGGCCATGATTCTTTCCATGCTTGGTATCACGGTGTTGTCTTTCGTTGTATGGGCGCACCACATGTTCGTGTCCGGTATGAACCCGTTCTTGGGATCGATTTTCATGTTCTTGACATTGATTATTGCGGTACCTTCAGCAGTTAAAGTATTTAACTATCTGACCACACTTTGGAGAGGTAATTTGGTGTTTACACCGGCGATGCTGTTTTCCATTGGTTTGGTATCGTTCTTTATCTCCGGTGGTTTGACAGGGATATTCCTAGGTAACTCAGCCGTGGATATCCAGTTGCACGATACTTATTTCGTAGTAGCTCACTTCCACCTTGTGATGGGATCTGCTTCATTCTTCGGATTGATGGCGGGTGTTTATCACTGGTTCCCTAAAATGTTTGGTAAGATGATGGACGCCAAATTAGGCTATGTCCACTTTTGGTTGACCTTCGTTGGGGTGTACATGGTATTCTTCCCAATGCACTATATCGGTATTGCTGGATTCCCTAGAAGGTATTACAGTTGGACCAACTTTAACTTTGCAGATATGTACACAGACCTTAATATGTTTGTCTCTGTAGCTGCCATTGTTACTTTTGGTGCCCAGTTTATTTTCTTGTTCAACTTCTTCAACAGTATGTTTAGGGGAAGAAAAGCGCCTTTGAACCCTTGGAGATCCAATACGTTGGAGTGGACTACTCCGCTTCATCCTGGACATGGCAACTGGCCAGGAGAGATCCCTGCTGTTTACAGGTGGCCATACGATTACTCCAAGCCTGGAGCCAAAGATGATTTTATTCCACAAACGGTGCCATTATCTTCCACTCCAGAATCCAATCTTCCTCATGAAGCGGAGCAAGTGCAACTCGAGCGTGAGATCATGGCCGAAGAAGGAGGAGATGTTTTGGTAGCTGATGAATCAAAAGAGTCATAAAAATATCCGCAGCTTTCGCAGGATCAGTTTGATCACTTCGATCGCTGTATATTTCCTGATACTGGTCGGTGGAATTGTCCGCAGTTCAGGGGCTGGAATGGGCTGTCCTGATTGGCCCAAATGCTTTGGAAGCTGGATACCACCTACTGCGGTGAGCCAACTTCCGGAGAATTATCAGGAAGTCTATCTCAACAAACGGTTAGAGAAAAACGACAGGTTTGTTAAAATGCTTCATAGCCTTGGGTTTCACAAGAAAGCTGAGGAGATCAAGCATAACAAAGCTATACTCGTAGAAGGTGAGTTTAATGCCATCAAGACCTGGATTGAATATTTGAATAGGTTGACGGGAGCTGTGATTGGCTTATTGGTCATCGCTACCTTTGTGTATGCTTATAGGCTGCGAAAGGAAGATAAGCTGTTGGCCATATTGTCATTTGCCAATTTGCTGTTGGTAATATTCCAAGGATGGATCGGGTCTATAGTCGTATCTACCAATCTACTTCATTGGATGATTACCGTGCATATGATATTGGCGTTGTTGATTGTCTGTTTACTGCTATATGTGCATTATAGGGCGTATAAGTTAGGTCATGAATTCCAACAAAAGACAGAAAAGCCACAGCAACTTTATCGTTTATTGATGATAGGTTTTGTACTAATGATCGTCCAAGTGGTTTGGGGTACTCAGGTGAGGGAAGAGATCGACATGATTGCCCTTCGGTTTGGTGACCTCTTCAGGTCAGAGTGGATATCACACCTTGGAGTGGATTTCATGATTCACAGATCATTTTCTCTGGTGTTATTGGCAGTTCACCTATGGTTTGTTTATAAGGCATACGTTTTCTCCTTAAGGAGATCAAGTATATTTAAATGGTCACAAGTGCTGTTGGTATTGATCTTTATTGAGATCATTACTGGGGTAAGCATGGCATACTTTGGTATTCCGGCGTTTTTGCAACCCGTTCACCTTTTGGTGGGATCGTTGATTATCGGGGTGCAGTTTGTGATTCTATTACAGTTAAGTGATCAAAAAAGAATAGTGTTAAATATATCCAATTCATGAGGACAGTTAATTTATCAGAAGCGTCCTTTATTGACAGCATAAGTATTCGGGCAAAGGCCTATTACGAACTGATAAAGTTCAGGCTTTCTGCTTTGGTGACATTCTCTGCTGTTTTCGGATTTGTTCTAGGAGACAGTGGAGCCTTGTTTTCATGGGGCACTTGTTTTGCCCTGATGATAGGTGGGTTTCTAATAAGCGGTGCATCTGGTGCTGCTAATGAGATCCTCGAAAGAGACTATGATAAGTTGATGAAGCGGACCCAAAATAGGCCGCTTCCATTGAATATCATTTCCGTGAATGAAGCGTACTGGTTTACCGTTTTGGTGGCCTTGGTTGGTGTAGGGATATTATGGTTCTTTACCAATCCCCTGACCACAGCACTCGGTGTACTCAGCATGCTGCTGTATGTGTTTGTGTATACGCCATTGAAGCGAGTGGGGCCAGTGGCGGTATTTGTAGGGGCTATCCCTGGAGCTATGCCTCCTCTTTTGGGATGGACAGCGGCTACAGGAGGTATATCTTATGAGGCATTGATCATCTTTGGGATCCAATTTATCTGGCAATTCCCCCACTTTTGGGCCATTGCATGGGTAAGTGATGAGGATTACAAAAAGGCGGGGTTTAAGCTATTGCCATCTGGGGGGAGAAAAGATTTGAATACAGCTATTCAAATCATGATATATACGCTGTTCTTGTTGCCATTGGGACTACTGCCTAGCTATTTTGGCTTGACAGGGCTTAATTCAGGCATTGTAGCCACAGTATGTGGTACGTTGTTTCTGGCGCAGACCTTTTCTTTGATGAGGGACTGCTCTAGAAAATCAGCCTTGAAGATTATGTTTGGGTCGTTTTTGTATTTGCCAATAGTGCAAATCGCCTATTTGTTAGATAAAATACCATAATGGAAGAAAGATTAGCATATACCGAAGGTGCAGAGCAGCCTATTGCCATGCATCCTAAGAAATTTGCCTTGTGGTTATTTATCGTCAGTGTAGTGATGATTTTTGCTGGTATGACCAGTGCGTTCATCGTAAGACAAGGAGAAGGTAACTGGTTGGATTATAACCTGCCTGGCATTCTATGGTTTACATCCGGTATCATATTGCTGAGTAGTGCAAGTATGCATTGGGCATACCAGTCTGCCAAAAATGATCGGATACCTAACCTTAAAATAGCACTTTCCTTAACAACATTACTGGGGATGGTGTTTTTGGTAGGACAGTGGTATAGCTGGGTGGCTTTAGTGGCAAATAATGTTTATTTTGTAGGTAACCCGGCAGGTTCATTTATGTATGTATTGACGGGATTGCATGCAGCGCACTTGATCAGTGGTGTGATATTTCTGATTATTGTATTAATTTCGTCCTTTAGGTATAAGATCCATTCCCAACGAATGAATACCATAGAGATGTGCGCTACATATTGGCATTTCCTTGGTGGCCTGTGGATTTACTTGTTTGTGTTTTTGTTATTGAATCATTGAAAATATTAAGTTAAAACCTAGAATATATGTCATCGACTGCAATTGAAATCAACTCCAAGAGAGGAATCTGGGGTGGTGGAAATGAGCCCTTAAAGGCTAGTTACGGAAAGCTTATGATGTGGTTTTTCCTCCTTTCCGACATCTTTACTTTTGCCGCTTTCTTGATTACTTACGGCTCCATCAGGGTAAGTTATCCTGCTTTTGAGGGGCACGTGTCCGAATTTGTAAAATCCAATGAACATTGGCCTATCCCAGAAATGATTTTCAATGCATTTCCGTTTTTTCATGGTGTCCATCTTCCGTTGGTATTCGTAGGGTTAATGACCTTTATCCTGATCATGAGTTCGGTGACCATGGTGCTAGCTGTGGAAGCAGGACACAGAAATGACAGACAAGATGTGGTGAAGTGGATGCTTTGGACTATGCTGGGTGGCGTTACTTTCCTTAGCTGTCAGGCATGGGAGTGGAGCCACTTTATCCACGGAAGTGATCAGGGAACGTTGATGACCTATGTAAACACCTTAGGAGAAACAGTCAAAGAAGTAGTTTATGGTGCTAATTTAACGGTCAATGAATATGGTCCTGCACCCTTTGCACAATTGTTCTTCTTTATTACAGGCTTCCATGGTTTTCACGTAACTATAGGAGTAGTACTGCTTTTCTTGGCTTTCTATCAAGCTGCAGTGGGCGTTTATGAAAGAAGAGGACATTATGAAATGGTAGAGAAGATTGGCCTTTACTGGCACTTTGTAGATTTGGTTTGGGTATTTGTATTTACCTTCTATTACCTGGTCTAGATTCACTTAAAAATATTATTAGCTATGTCATCACACGGAAATAACAGCACACTAGAAGTATTACCTAGGAACAAGGAAAAGATCAGAAAGATCTGGAAAACCGCAGGCATTCTTTTGGCCATTACCGCGGTAGAGTTTTTCTTGGCCTTTACCATGGAGCGAGGTATGTTGCTTTTCGCCATCTTTATAGGTCTTACACTTGTAAAAGCAGCCTATATCATGATGGAGTTTATGCACTTGAAAGATGAATCCAAAGCATTGTTTTGGTCCATTATGCTCCCATTGATCTTCTTGGTGTGGCTTTTGATCGCTCTTTTCAAAGAAGGAGCTGAGATATTTATGTATCGATGGTAATACCATCATTAAAAAGAATTAAAAAAGTAGGTTGGAAGGAATGTTTTCAACCTACTTTTTTGTTTGTATTGGAGTTATGAAAATGATTCGAGTTTTACAGGGATTGGTATTGGTATGTATACTGATGGTACCTGTACTGATAATCCTGTTTCTTCGAAATTTCGGAGAAAATACCTATGAAATCCCCGTGCTGTACGAAAATGGAGTAGAGGATCCTTTTGGGGATTGTAACTATTCCAGCCAAGGTCAACATTATATTCCTGATTTCACCTTTGTGAGTCAGGATAGTGTGTCTATAGGACGTCAGGACATGGAAGGAAAAGTCACCATAGTGGATTTCTTTTTTACGAGTTGTCCGAGCATTTGCCCAACAATGTCTTTGGAGATGGAGAGGGTTCAGGATGCTTTTAGAAATGAAGACCTGGTCCAGCTGTACTCTATCAGTATTGATCCCGATTACGATACTCCTGCTGTGTTAAAAGAATATGCGCAATTGCACGGAGCCACTTCAGGAAAATGGTTCTTTCTTAATGGTAAAAAGGAGCTGGTCTATGACCTGGCCAGGTGTGGATTTGTGCTGCCTACTATTGACGGAAATGGTGTACCGGAGGATTTTATCCATAGTGATAAGTTGGCATTGATTGATAAGCAGGGGCGGATAAGAGGTTATTATAGCGGTACCAACCGTGAAGATGTGGACTTGCTGATATTGGAGACAAAAATATTATTACATGGACAAAAATAGTGTTTCAAAAGAACAGG
Coding sequences within it:
- a CDS encoding c-type cytochrome is translated as MKILKSIYLVALSAASLGVVSCGASGDDQGLEYAPQMYHSVAYEPLTQIQNEEAGSWLSNREDEKGEFYNSNIYNPHSMNMREPAPNTVARNKYDMLPYRLGVADLAASDSIANPVELNDQVLAAGEQLFMQYCLPCHGAGGEGDGKVGEVIGGVANLKGGAYINLTEGHIFHVITHGKGRMGAHASQISPERRWKIVHYVKQEIQKQ
- a CDS encoding urease accessory protein UreE, with the protein product MAHVTNFNLDQKFDFTAALKKTIFITGGIGLLLLVVGLFTAGGGDHGHEDAGHQTEHVAPAVGHGDDHHAEAASHDEHGGDHAEAGHEEGAHGSSVTMKRFFANLWINNVYFAGIAIIGVFFFAIQYAAQAGWATAILRVMISFGNWLPFAAIAMIATYLIAGHDLFHWTHSDLFNQESSHYDSIIDGKGGFFYWPLAKGSFPIFWLARMVIFFGLWIFFFNKLKSLSFQEDINGGDSYWYKIRKFSAIFLVIFAVSSSISAWDWVMSIDTHWFSTLFGWYVFSSWFVAGLSAICLVTIMLKERGYLEMFNENHLHDLGKFIFGFSIFWTYLWFSQFLLIYYANIPEETVYFIERLTSDKYSGFFFANLIFNFVIPFLVLMTRDSKRHFVFLKVVCTIIIIGHWLDFFLMVQPGTLGHNGGFGLMEVGMFLLYGSVVIFVVLNALSKKNLIAKNHPMLEETYHHHI
- a CDS encoding cytochrome c oxidase subunit II, with the translated sequence MYGFLIALGVLVLVSIIWMVYRIQTLVSVVKGSDKKVATGSNKVNAALFIVFLLGAGGLFFWYSFKEFDNYHLPIASEHGVVTDNLFWVTTAITGVVFIITHILLFWFSYRYQYKESAKASYFPDNNKLEIIWTLVPALVLTVLIVYGWKSWTDITAPAPENAHVVEVMGYQFAWEFRYPGKDQQLGKYDYRLIDPTNSRGIDFSDKNSLDDFPAQTVVIPKGEPVLFKIRSRDVLHSVFAPHMRLKMDAVPGMPTRFWFVPTKTTAEMRAELGDEEFVYEIACTEVCGGGHFSMRREIEVVEPEEYQKWFAEQQTFIEMDPSLVADAPAEIKELAQIQSGE
- a CDS encoding cytochrome c oxidase subunit I produces the protein MAVANISTHGTTSHDHHDDHHEHSDNFITKYIFSTDHKMIGKQFLVTGIVWALIGGFLSILFRLQLGFPDMDMTFLKPILGGWIDESGSLDTNFYLALVTMHGTIMVFFVLTAGLSGTFSNYLIPLQIGARDMASGFMNMLSYWLFFLAGVMMFISLFIETGPAGGGWVIYPPLSALEQAIPGSGLGMTLWLVSMVFFIASQLMGGINYITTVINLRTRGMSFSRLPLTIWSFFLTAVIGLLSFPVLFSAALLLVFDRSFGTSFYLSDIYIGGEALPNTGGSAVLFQHLFWFLGHPEVYIVLLPALGITSEVIATNSRKPIFGYKAMILSMLGITVLSFVVWAHHMFVSGMNPFLGSIFMFLTLIIAVPSAVKVFNYLTTLWRGNLVFTPAMLFSIGLVSFFISGGLTGIFLGNSAVDIQLHDTYFVVAHFHLVMGSASFFGLMAGVYHWFPKMFGKMMDAKLGYVHFWLTFVGVYMVFFPMHYIGIAGFPRRYYSWTNFNFADMYTDLNMFVSVAAIVTFGAQFIFLFNFFNSMFRGRKAPLNPWRSNTLEWTTPLHPGHGNWPGEIPAVYRWPYDYSKPGAKDDFIPQTVPLSSTPESNLPHEAEQVQLEREIMAEEGGDVLVADESKES
- a CDS encoding COX15/CtaA family protein produces the protein MNQKSHKNIRSFRRISLITSIAVYFLILVGGIVRSSGAGMGCPDWPKCFGSWIPPTAVSQLPENYQEVYLNKRLEKNDRFVKMLHSLGFHKKAEEIKHNKAILVEGEFNAIKTWIEYLNRLTGAVIGLLVIATFVYAYRLRKEDKLLAILSFANLLLVIFQGWIGSIVVSTNLLHWMITVHMILALLIVCLLLYVHYRAYKLGHEFQQKTEKPQQLYRLLMIGFVLMIVQVVWGTQVREEIDMIALRFGDLFRSEWISHLGVDFMIHRSFSLVLLAVHLWFVYKAYVFSLRRSSIFKWSQVLLVLIFIEIITGVSMAYFGIPAFLQPVHLLVGSLIIGVQFVILLQLSDQKRIVLNISNS
- the cyoE gene encoding heme o synthase: MRTVNLSEASFIDSISIRAKAYYELIKFRLSALVTFSAVFGFVLGDSGALFSWGTCFALMIGGFLISGASGAANEILERDYDKLMKRTQNRPLPLNIISVNEAYWFTVLVALVGVGILWFFTNPLTTALGVLSMLLYVFVYTPLKRVGPVAVFVGAIPGAMPPLLGWTAATGGISYEALIIFGIQFIWQFPHFWAIAWVSDEDYKKAGFKLLPSGGRKDLNTAIQIMIYTLFLLPLGLLPSYFGLTGLNSGIVATVCGTLFLAQTFSLMRDCSRKSALKIMFGSFLYLPIVQIAYLLDKIP
- a CDS encoding cytochrome c oxidase subunit 3 — translated: MEERLAYTEGAEQPIAMHPKKFALWLFIVSVVMIFAGMTSAFIVRQGEGNWLDYNLPGILWFTSGIILLSSASMHWAYQSAKNDRIPNLKIALSLTTLLGMVFLVGQWYSWVALVANNVYFVGNPAGSFMYVLTGLHAAHLISGVIFLIIVLISSFRYKIHSQRMNTIEMCATYWHFLGGLWIYLFVFLLLNH
- a CDS encoding cytochrome c oxidase subunit 3, which translates into the protein MSSTAIEINSKRGIWGGGNEPLKASYGKLMMWFFLLSDIFTFAAFLITYGSIRVSYPAFEGHVSEFVKSNEHWPIPEMIFNAFPFFHGVHLPLVFVGLMTFILIMSSVTMVLAVEAGHRNDRQDVVKWMLWTMLGGVTFLSCQAWEWSHFIHGSDQGTLMTYVNTLGETVKEVVYGANLTVNEYGPAPFAQLFFFITGFHGFHVTIGVVLLFLAFYQAAVGVYERRGHYEMVEKIGLYWHFVDLVWVFVFTFYYLV
- a CDS encoding cytochrome C oxidase subunit IV family protein, encoding MSSHGNNSTLEVLPRNKEKIRKIWKTAGILLAITAVEFFLAFTMERGMLLFAIFIGLTLVKAAYIMMEFMHLKDESKALFWSIMLPLIFLVWLLIALFKEGAEIFMYRW
- a CDS encoding SCO family protein is translated as MKMIRVLQGLVLVCILMVPVLIILFLRNFGENTYEIPVLYENGVEDPFGDCNYSSQGQHYIPDFTFVSQDSVSIGRQDMEGKVTIVDFFFTSCPSICPTMSLEMERVQDAFRNEDLVQLYSISIDPDYDTPAVLKEYAQLHGATSGKWFFLNGKKELVYDLARCGFVLPTIDGNGVPEDFIHSDKLALIDKQGRIRGYYSGTNREDVDLLILETKILLHGQK